The following coding sequences are from one Candidatus Margulisiibacteriota bacterium window:
- a CDS encoding RnfABCDGE type electron transport complex subunit D: MNIVVTASPHIRDCQTTNKVMLNVILALIPASFVGVFLFGIQALNIIVSSMAFAIIIEYAINRIKKEKTTIYDGSAALTGLLLALTLPPSMPIWMVFIGNLVAIGIAKHTFGGLGHNIFNPAAVGRAFLFVAYPVAMTTWMSPSSWFGSSAITTATALAKEAPFLVSTSQLFMGSIPGCIGETSAFALLLGAGWLFYKKILDWKIPVSFFGTIFIFSLITQTNPFFHLFAGGVMLGGLFMLTDYVTSPATKHGRILFGIIAGILVMSLRLFSNLPEGMNFSILLVNIMVPVLDKIGIFIHLKLYNKKFGIKS, from the coding sequence ATGAATATAGTAGTAACAGCTTCACCACATATCAGAGATTGTCAAACAACTAACAAAGTAATGCTTAATGTAATTTTAGCCTTGATTCCAGCCTCCTTTGTTGGTGTTTTTCTTTTTGGAATACAAGCACTTAACATCATCGTTTCGTCTATGGCCTTTGCCATAATCATTGAATATGCAATCAATAGAATCAAAAAAGAAAAAACAACTATTTATGATGGTTCCGCAGCTCTTACTGGATTATTATTAGCATTAACGCTTCCTCCCTCTATGCCAATCTGGATGGTTTTTATTGGAAACTTAGTAGCTATTGGCATTGCTAAACATACCTTCGGAGGATTAGGGCATAACATTTTTAATCCAGCTGCCGTAGGAAGGGCCTTCCTTTTTGTTGCGTATCCTGTTGCGATGACAACTTGGATGTCCCCCTCTTCTTGGTTCGGCTCCAGTGCAATAACAACAGCGACAGCACTGGCTAAAGAAGCTCCATTTTTAGTGTCAACATCTCAACTATTCATGGGCAGTATCCCCGGTTGTATTGGCGAAACATCTGCTTTTGCTCTTCTATTAGGTGCAGGATGGTTATTCTATAAAAAAATATTAGATTGGAAAATCCCTGTCAGTTTCTTTGGAACCATTTTTATTTTCTCACTTATCACTCAAACCAATCCTTTTTTCCATTTATTTGCTGGTGGGGTTATGCTCGGTGGACTTTTTATGTTAACAGACTACGTAACTTCTCCTGCTACAAAGCATGGAAGAATATTGTTTGGAATTATTGCTGGCATTCTTGTAATGAGTCTTAGATTATTTAGCAACCTGCCAGAAGGAATGAACTTTAGTATCCTCTTGGTAAACATTATGGTTCCAGTGCTAGACAAAATAGGGATTTTCATCCACTTGAAACTTTATAACAAAAAATTTGGAATAAAATCATAA
- the rsxC gene encoding electron transport complex subunit RsxC, with protein MKYNKLFTENLKTEKAPEADILYIPACQHIGAAAKIIVKKDDEVKVGQLLAEANGYCSANIHSSVSGKVLDVKPHIHTNGSKVMTVVIENNKKYQAIKTEPIKNFKSLTKETLINKIKEFGIAGLGGATFPTHVKLETTKPIQELIINGAECEPYLTADHRLMLEDTKMFYVGLEIVQHILNPEKIYIGVEDNKLDCVKSLKTYGIHFNNLEIRPLPTKYPQGAEKILVKNITGKNVHKLPIDVGSVVLNVGTITQIGKSFTTGMPLIDRIVTLSGELLEKKHNYRVRIGTPFKTLLPDLSYLGNQEYKIIAGGPMMGTAQYDINVPVLKGTSGILVIPNNSKPEGDCIRCGTCIDNCPVGLLPIVAAKKGLQAIDCMECGLCSYNCPANVNLVQRIRLQKNKIKKIACECKK; from the coding sequence ATGAAATACAATAAACTTTTTACAGAAAATTTAAAAACAGAAAAAGCGCCAGAGGCGGATATACTCTATATCCCAGCCTGCCAACATATTGGTGCTGCGGCCAAAATAATTGTCAAAAAAGATGATGAAGTAAAAGTTGGTCAACTTCTCGCAGAAGCTAATGGATACTGTTCGGCAAATATTCATTCAAGCGTTTCAGGTAAAGTTCTAGATGTAAAACCACATATTCATACTAATGGCTCCAAGGTTATGACTGTCGTAATTGAAAATAACAAAAAATATCAAGCAATCAAAACTGAACCAATTAAAAACTTCAAATCACTTACGAAAGAAACATTAATAAACAAAATCAAAGAATTTGGAATTGCTGGACTTGGCGGAGCAACCTTCCCAACCCATGTTAAACTAGAGACCACTAAACCAATACAAGAACTTATCATAAATGGTGCAGAATGTGAGCCATATCTTACTGCTGACCATCGACTAATGCTAGAAGACACAAAAATGTTCTATGTTGGACTAGAAATAGTTCAGCACATTTTGAATCCAGAAAAAATTTATATAGGCGTTGAGGACAATAAATTGGACTGTGTTAAATCCCTAAAAACATATGGTATTCATTTCAATAATTTAGAAATACGTCCACTTCCAACAAAATATCCTCAAGGAGCAGAAAAGATACTTGTGAAAAATATTACAGGCAAAAATGTTCACAAACTTCCAATAGATGTTGGCTCAGTTGTTTTAAATGTTGGGACTATAACTCAAATTGGAAAATCCTTCACAACTGGCATGCCCCTAATTGACAGAATTGTTACTCTCAGTGGCGAACTATTAGAAAAAAAACATAACTATAGGGTCAGAATAGGCACCCCCTTTAAGACTTTATTGCCCGACCTCTCTTATTTAGGAAATCAGGAATATAAAATAATCGCGGGTGGACCGATGATGGGAACAGCGCAATATGACATTAATGTACCTGTATTAAAAGGAACATCTGGTATACTAGTAATTCCCAATAACTCCAAACCTGAAGGCGACTGCATAAGATGTGGAACTTGTATTGATAATTGTCCTGTTGGACTTTTACCAATAGTTGCCGCAAAGAAGGGATTGCAAGCAATAGACTGTATGGAGTGTGGACTTTGCTCTTATAATTGTCCTGCAAATGTAAACTTAGTTCAAAGAATAAGACTACAAAAAAATAAAATAAAAAAAATAGCCTGCGAGTGTAAAAAATGA
- a CDS encoding RnfABCDGE type electron transport complex subunit E → MKFNLLKENPIFVLLLGLCPTLAVTTSVINALGMGLSTLFVLLGSNIIISIIRKSIPKEIRIPVFITVIAAFVTIIQMLLAGYAPEVNKSLGIYIPLIVVNCIILGRAEGFASKNNVVASIGDAIEKGLGFMLGLLILGSLREILGNGTLFNFAVLPKSYMPMIIMVLPPGAFLSLGLVLAVINKYKDN, encoded by the coding sequence ATGAAATTTAATTTATTAAAAGAAAACCCTATTTTTGTTCTTTTACTCGGTCTTTGTCCAACCCTTGCTGTTACAACCTCTGTAATCAACGCTTTAGGAATGGGGTTGTCAACCCTGTTTGTCCTTCTTGGCTCAAACATCATTATCTCAATAATTAGAAAATCTATACCTAAAGAAATTAGAATACCTGTCTTCATAACTGTCATCGCGGCATTTGTTACAATTATCCAAATGTTGCTTGCTGGCTACGCGCCTGAAGTAAACAAATCGTTAGGAATTTACATACCTCTTATTGTTGTAAACTGTATTATTTTAGGCAGAGCAGAAGGGTTTGCGTCCAAAAATAATGTCGTTGCTTCTATTGGTGATGCAATTGAAAAAGGATTAGGTTTTATGCTTGGACTATTGATACTTGGTTCCTTAAGAGAAATTTTAGGAAATGGAACCCTCTTCAATTTTGCAGTTCTTCCCAAAAGTTATATGCCAATGATTATTATGGTTTTACCTCCTGGAGCCTTTCTTTCTCTTGGCTTGGTGCTTGCTGTTATTAATAAATATAAAGACAACTAA
- a CDS encoding polymer-forming cytoskeletal protein has translation MLTKKNKKLVYIKKDASFDGIIESSDNIYLEGNISGEIKTEKDVYVLKGAILNSNLTAENIQVFGAIKGNLTAKKRIIINEAARVYGNINCESLRLLEGACYSGKMEVTVFSNK, from the coding sequence ATGTTAACAAAAAAGAATAAAAAATTAGTATATATTAAAAAAGACGCTTCTTTTGATGGAATAATCGAAAGTTCCGATAATATTTATCTTGAGGGAAATATTTCTGGCGAAATCAAAACAGAAAAAGATGTTTACGTATTAAAGGGCGCAATTTTGAACTCAAACCTTACTGCGGAAAACATTCAAGTGTTTGGTGCAATTAAAGGAAACCTTACTGCAAAAAAAAGAATTATTATTAATGAAGCTGCTCGAGTTTATGGAAACATCAATTGCGAAAGTCTTCGGCTCCTGGAAGGAGCTTGTTATAGCGGCAAAATGGAAGTAACGGTATTTTCAAACAAATGA
- the rfbC gene encoding dTDP-4-dehydrorhamnose 3,5-epimerase, which produces MKFINTSIPGVIEIEPHVFGDERGYFLETYRQDVFLKNGIEVEFVQDNFSYSKKGILRGIHLQAEPFAQDKLVRVAEGEVFDVAVDLRRDSRTFGEWVGVSLSESNKKMLFIPKGFGHGFCVVSDYAKFEYKCSAVYSPAHEFSVAWNDPQIAINWPIDEPFLSEKDKLAPFLSELVL; this is translated from the coding sequence ATGAAATTTATTAATACTTCAATTCCAGGCGTAATAGAGATTGAACCCCATGTTTTTGGTGACGAGAGAGGCTATTTTCTTGAAACATATCGCCAGGATGTTTTTTTAAAAAATGGAATAGAAGTTGAGTTTGTTCAAGATAATTTTAGTTATTCTAAGAAAGGTATTCTTCGAGGAATTCATTTGCAAGCAGAGCCTTTTGCCCAAGATAAATTAGTTAGGGTCGCAGAAGGAGAGGTCTTTGATGTCGCTGTTGATTTAAGAAGAGATTCTCGGACATTTGGTGAATGGGTCGGTGTTAGCTTATCAGAGAGCAATAAAAAGATGTTATTTATTCCCAAAGGATTTGGTCATGGGTTTTGTGTAGTTAGCGATTATGCAAAGTTTGAATATAAGTGTTCTGCTGTATACTCGCCTGCTCATGAATTTTCAGTTGCTTGGAATGATCCACAAATAGCAATTAATTGGCCAATCGATGAGCCCTTTCTCTCTGAGAAAGACAAGTTGGCTCCTTTTTTGAGCGAGTTA